The following proteins are encoded in a genomic region of Neovison vison isolate M4711 chromosome 12, ASM_NN_V1, whole genome shotgun sequence:
- the LOC122891172 gene encoding zinc finger protein 260-like, translating into MIRMLESLQPEADLLQHDQIHSREKPHECNECGKTFSLKQNLIEHKKMHTGEKSHECTECGKVFSRVSSLTLHLRSHTGKKPYKCNKCGKAFSRKRNFLSHQKHHTGEKLYECGKASIQMPGLIKHQRNNTGNKPYACKECGKAFSGKSYLTEHEKIHTGEKPFECNQCGRAFSQKQYLIKHQNIHSGKKPFKCNECGKAFSQKENLIIHQRIHTGEKPYECKGCGKAFIQKSSLIRHQRSHTGEKPYICKECGKAFSGKSNLTEHEKIHIGEKPYKCNECGTIFRQKQYLIKHHNIHTGEKPYECNKCGKAFSRITSLIVHVRIHTGDKPYECKICGKAFCQSSSLTVHMRSHTGEKPYGCNECGKAFSQFSTLALHMRIHTGEKPYQCSECGKAFSQKSHHIRYQRIHTH; encoded by the exons ATGATAAGAATGTTGGAAAGCCTTCAGCCTGAAGCAGATCTCCTTCAGCATGATCAGATTCATAGTAGAGAGAAACCTCATGAATGCAATGAATGTGGAAAAACCTTTAGCCTGAAGCAAAACCTCATAGAACATAAGAAAATGCATActggagaaaaatcacatgaatgTACTGAATGTGGTAAAGTATTCTCTCGAGTCTCATCCCTTACTCTACATTTGAGAAGTCATACAGGAAAGAAAccatataaatgtaataaatgtggaaaagccttcagCCGGAAAAGAAACTTCCTTTCTCACCAGAAAcatcatactggagagaaactttatgaatgtgggaaagcttcTATTCAGATGCCAGGTCTCATTAAACATCAGAGAAATAATACTGGAAACAAACCCTATGCatgtaaggaatgtggaaaagccttcagTGGCAAATCCTATCTCACTGAGCATGAGAAAATTCATACGGGAGAGAAACCATTTGAATGTAATCAATGTGGAAGAGCCTTCAGCCAGAAGCAATACCTCATTAAACATCAGAATATCCACAGTGGAAAGAAACCCTTTAAATGTAAcgaatgtggaaaagcctttagCCAGAAGGAAAACCTCATCATCCATCAAAGAATAC atactggagagaaaccatatgaatGCAAAGGGTGTGGGAAAGCTTTCATTCAGAAGTCTAGCCTCATTAGACACCAGAGAAGtcatacaggagagaaaccctatatatgtaaagaatgtgggaaagccttcagtgGCAAATCAA atctcactgagCATGAGAAAATTCATATTGGAGaaaaaccctataaatgtaatgaatgtggaacAATCTTTAGGCAGAAGCAATACCTCATTAAACATCACAATAttcatacaggagagaaaccttatgaatgcAATAAATGTGGAAAAGCCTTCTCTCGAATCACATCACTCATTGTACATGTGAGAATTCATACGGGTGATAAACCTTATGAATGTAAAAtatgtgggaaagccttctgtCAAAGCTCATCTCTTACTGTTCATATGAGAAGCCATACAGGTGAGAAGCCCTATGGTtgcaatgaatgtgggaaagccttctctCAGTTCTCAACTCTTGCTCTGCATATGAGAATccatactggagaaaaaccttaCCAGTgtagtgaatgtgggaaagcttttaGCCAGAAGTCACATCATATTAGATACCAGAGAATTCATACTCACTAA